In a single window of the Trichoderma breve strain T069 chromosome 6, whole genome shotgun sequence genome:
- a CDS encoding enoyl-(Acyl carrier protein) reductase domain-containing protein — MTVDSLSLAGKVAIITGSGRENGIGAGIALTLAKAGARVVINYVSNSTASRAEVVREKIDAAAGKNSAIVVQADVSTAEGCKKIVGETLTRFGVNHIDIIVNNATYVTMGPVLQSKPEDIQTAFAVSVVGPILLLQEAYPHMPKFSRVINIGSVSSKMGFNPLPIYAAAKAAMDQLTFSLAREIGRDGKHITINTLAPGPVETDNLPPTPESAPLRDFLVDLTRSEGRVGTVEDVADAVLLLSSEKSRWITGQFISVSGGINGG; from the exons ATGACCGTCGACAGTCTTTCTCTGGCAGGCAAagtcgccatcatcaccggctCCGGTAGAGAAAACGGCATTGGTGCTGGCATCGCCCTTACTCTTGCCAAAGCCGGAGCTCGCGTTGTCATCAACTATGTATCCAACTCCACGGCTTCGCGCGCAGAAGTTGTCCGTGAGAaaattgatgctgctgctggcaagaACAGCGCCATCGTGGTGCAGGCCGACGTTTCTACCGCAGAAGGCTGCAAGAAGATTGTTGGAGAAACATTGACCCGATTTGGCGTCAACCACATCGACATTATTG TGAACAATGCAACATACGTCACCATGGGCCCTGTTCTTCAAAGCAAGCCAGAAGACATTCAGACCGCATTCGCAGTTTCAGTCGTTGGCCCCATCCTCTTGCTCCAAGAAGCTTATCCTCACATGCCCAAATTCTCTCGTGTCATCAACATCGGCAGTGTATCTTCCAAGATGGGATTCAACCCCCTGCCCATCTAtgcagctgccaaggctgccatGGATCAGTTGACCTTTAGCTTGGCCCGCGAG aTTGGTCGAGACGGCAAGCACATTACGATCAATACTCTCGCTCCTGGCCCCGTTGAGACGGACAACTTACCGCCGACCCCTGAGTCTGCACCCTTGAGAGACTTTCTTGTTGATTTGACTCGTAGCGAGGGTAGGGTCGGAACAGTGGAGGATGTAGCTGACGCAGTCCTGCTGTTGTCGAGTGAGAAGAGTCGCTGGATTACTGGACAGTTTATTTCTGTTAGCGGTGGCATCAACGGAGGCTAA
- a CDS encoding amidase domain-containing protein, with the protein MKYQLTLSALVAGAAALDVSQVFPMTPNLIPLQKNAGSDNLFPMADCFGFKLHEATIDQMQAAMTHGNLSSVQLVSCYLTRQLQTQQYLNAIIQINPDLFAIASQRDAERKAGKVRGPLHGIPFIVKDNIASKDNLETCSGSWALLGNIVPRDAFVVKKLRDAGAVLFGKAALSEWADMRSNNYSEGYSGRGGQCRSAYNLTVNPGGSSSGSGVGVGANVIAFALGTETDGSVINPAQRNAIVGIKPTVGLTSRNGVIPESEHQDSVGTFGRTVRDATYALDAIYGIDTRDNYTLAQKGLTPKGGYAQFLSNRTALKGATFGIPWNSFWVYADPEQQKILTSILTLIKSAGATIINNTEITNYQTLVSPDGWNWDYGTTRGFPNESEYTYIKVDFYNNIKTYLSELNNTKIRSLEDIVEYNNKYTGTEGGYPMPNGTPAFWSGQDGFLASLETKGIKDKTYWEALEFCQSSTRNGINDALTYKGKKLDGLLVPPDVAQSIQIPAQAGYPAITIPAGIHSDSGMPFGLAILQTAFGEAKLIKYASAIEDLQKHSNTPYKRTLPTWRGYLERNLAVPL; encoded by the exons ATGAAGTACCAACTCACCCTGTCCGCCCTCGTTGCGGGTGCGGCCGCGCTCGACGTGTCGCAGGTGTTCCCCATGACGCCCAACCTGATCCCTCTGCAGAAGAATGCCGGCTCGGACAATTTGTTCCCCATGGCCGACTGCTTCGGCTTCAAGCTGCACGAGGCCACCATCGACCAGATGCAGGCCGCAATGACCCACGGCAATCTGTCGTCGGTCCAGCTGGTCAGCTGCTACCTGACGCGCCAGCTCCAGACCCAGCAGTATCTCAA TGCCATCATCCAGATCAACCCCGACCTCTTCGCCATTGCCTCCCAGCGCGATGCTGAGCGCAAGGCTGGCAAGGTCCGAGGCCCTCTGCACGGTATTCCCTTCATTGTCAAGGACAACATCGCCAGCAAGGACAACCTGGAGACCTGCTCTGGCAGTTGGGCTCTCCTCGGCAACATCGTGCCCCGCGATGCCTTtgtcgtcaagaagctgcgTGATGCCGGTGCCGTTCTCTTCGGCAAGGCTGCGCTGTCTGAGTGGGCCGACATGCGAAGCAACAACTACTCCGAGGGTTACTCTGGCCGTGGTGGCCAGTGCCGAAGCGCCTACAACCTGACTGTCAACCCTGGTGGCAGTAGTTCAGGCAGCGGTGTCGGTGTTGGAGCCAACGTCATTGCCTTTGCTCTGGGCACTGAGACCGACGGCAGTG TCATCAACCCTGCCCAGCGTAACGCCATTGTCGGCATCAAGCCCACCGTTGGTCTGACATCCCGCAACGGTGTCATTCCCGAGTCCGAGCACCAGGATTCCGTCGGTACCTTTGGCCGCACTGTTCGCGATGCTACCTATGCTCTCGATGCTATTTACGGTATTGACACCAGAGATAACTACACCCTGGCTCAGAAGGGCCTGACCCCCAAGGGCGGATATGCTCAGTTCCTCTCCAACCGCACTGCTCTTAAGGGCGCCACCTTCGGTATCCCCTGGAACAGCTTCTGGGTCTACGCCGATCccgagcagcagaagatcCTGACCAGCATCCTGACCCTCATTAAGTCTGCTGGcgccaccatcatcaacaacaccgAGATCACCAACTACCAGACCCTCGTCAGCCCCGACGGCTGGAACTGGGACTACGGCACCACCCGTGGTTTCCCCAACGAGTCCGAGTACACCTACATCAAGGTTGATTTCTACAACAACATCAAGACTTACCTTTCCGAGCTCAACAACACCAAGATCCGCTCTCTCGAGGACATTGTCGAATACAACAACAAGTACACCGGAACTGAGGGTGGTTACCCCATGCCCAACGGCACTCCTGCTTTCTGGTCCGGCCAGGACGGTTTCCTCGCTTCTCTCGAGACCAAGGGCATCAAGGACAAGACCTACTGGGAGGCCCTCGAGTTCTGCCAGTCTTCCACCCGCAATGGTATCAACGATGCTCTCACCtacaagggcaagaagctggacGGTCTCCTGGTCCCTCCCGATGTCGCCCAGAGCATCCAGATCCCCGCCCAGGCCGGTTACCCTGCCATCACCATTCCCGCTGGCATCCACTCCGACTCTGGCATGCCCTTTGGCTTGGCTATCCTGCAGACCGCCTTTGGCGAGGCCAAGCTGATCAAGTATGCTAGCGCCATTGAGGACCTGCAGAAGCACAGCAACACTCCCTACAAGCGAACCCTACCCACCTGGCGCGGCTACCTCGAGAGGAACCTTGCCGTCCCTCTGTAA
- a CDS encoding ABC-2 type transporter domain-containing protein has translation MAHHEDGKEVVDEGLDISTHRPFSTVMEDDERSKSPIERDPRETHSRDSDNDASTFPSALSRTNTYDEESMEQEDKTELKRIATALSRRQSQVAAPARRQSTGLGTVDEYDATLDPDRREFDLSKWLLRFIRELNEKGLADRQIGVSFRNLDVFGSGSAIQLQNTVGSVLTAPLRLGEFFSFGKKEPKHILHNFNGLVKSGELLVVLGRPGSGCSTLLKSICGELHGLNIGEKSAISYNGIPQKQMKKEFRGEAIYNQEVDRHFPHLTVGQTLEFAASVRTPSHRAHNMPRAEYCRYIAKVVMAAFGLSHTYNTKVGDDFIRGVSGGERKRVSIAEMVLAGSPFSAWDNSTRGLDSATAFKFVKALRNAADLGNLANAVAIYQASQAIYDLFDKATVLYDGRQIYFGPASKAKAYFERQGWYCPPRQTTGDFLTSVTNPVERQARQGMEMKVPRTPEDFERLWLESPEFRALQKDLDRYEEQFGGERQGESLAHFRQQKNLRQAKRMRPKSPYIISIPMQVKFNTKRAYQRIWNDIYATMASTVVQIVMALIIGSIFFDTPNNTDGFYAKGSRPIVEKHASYAFYHPATEAAAGIAADIPIKFITASVFNIILYFMSGLRRTPSQFFIYYLIGYVSIFVMSAIFRTMAAITRTVSQAMSLAGILVLALVIYTGFTITVPTMHPWFSWIRWINPIYYAFEILVANEFHGQDFPCGSSFVPPYNPTVGDSFICPVAGAVAGSTTVSGDAFIATNYEYYYSHVWRNFGILMGFLFFFMAVYFIATELNSSTSSTAEALVFRRGHVPAHIMKGESGPARTDDGVDEKGLHVVNTNANINGLEPQTDLFTWRNVVYDIKIKSEDRRLLDHVSGWVKPGTLTALMGVSGAGKTTLLDVLAQRTTMGVITGDMLVNGRPRDLSFQRKTGYVQQQDLHLETATVRESLRFSAMLRQPKSVPKAEKYAFVEEVIKMLNMEEFANAVVGVPGEGLNVEQRKLLTIGVELAAKPKLLLFLDEPTSGLDSQSSAILFQTFDRLLFLAKGGKTVYFGNIGDNSHTLLNYFEEHGARKCGDEENPAEYMLEIVNNGVNDKGEDWPSVWKSSSEFEAVQTELDRLHEEKLAEGSNVEDASSQSEFATPFATQLWEVTYRIFQQYWRLPSYIFAKFLLGIAAGLFIGFSFFNANSSLAGMQNVIFSVFMVTTIFSTIVQQIQPLFVTQRSLYEVRERPSKAYSWKAFILANVFVEIPYQIIMGILVFACFYYPVVGIQSSIRQILVLLFIMQLFIFASSFAHMIIVAMPDAQTASAIVTFLVLMSTLFNGVLQVPSALPGFWLFMWRVSVFTYWVAGIVATELHGRQIICSQSELSIFNPPSGQTCGEYLAPFLQQAPGQLQNPSSTTQCAYCQLSNADQYLAGSEIFWSDRWRNYGIVWAYIVFNIFTAITLYYLFRVKKWNNLHFRLPWKKASKQ, from the exons ATGGCTCATCACGAAGATGGAAAGGAAGTTGTCGACGAGGGCTTGGACATCTCAACGCACCGCCCGTTTTCTACCGtcatggaagatgatgagaggagTAAATCACCAATAGAGAGAGACCCACGCGAAACACACTCGAGAGATTCCGACAATGACGCCAGCACTTTCCCCTCGGCTCTGAGTCGCACCAATACATACGACGAAGAATCAATGGAGCAAGAGGACAAGACCGAGCTCAAACGAATTGCAACTGCGCTTTCTCGCCGGCAATCCCAAGTTGCAGCGCCTGCTCGCCGTCAATCAACGGGTCTTGGCACTGTTGACGAGTATGATGCCACTCTTGATCCTGACCGTCGCGAATTCGATCTTTCGAAATGGTTGCTTCGATTCATCCGCGAACTCAACGAAAAGGGTCTCGCAGACCGGCAAATAGGTGTCTCGTTTCGAAACCTTGACGTTTTCGGTTCTGGTAGTGCAATTCAGCTTCAAAATACTGTAGGCTCTGTTCTCACCGCACCACTGAGGCTTGGAGAGTTCTTTAGCTTTGGCAAAAAGGAGCCAAAGCATATTCTTCACAACTTCAATGGACTCGTTAAGAGTGGAGAGCTCTTAGTTGTACTGGGACGCCCAGGTTCTGGCTGTAGCACGCTCCTGAAATCGATTTGTGGCGAGTTACATGGTCTGAACATTGGAGAGAAGTCGGCCATCAGCTACAACGGCATCCCGCaaaagcagatgaagaaggaattCAGAGGTGAAGCAATTTACAATCAAGAG GTCGACAGACACTTTCCTCACCTTACTGTTGGGCAGACCCTTGAATTCGCCGCCTCAGTTCGAACGCCATCCCACCGAGCCCATAACATGCCTCGCGCTGAATACTGTCGCTATATCGCCAAAGTAGTCATGGCGGCATTTGGCCTCTCGCACACCTACAATACCAAAGTTGGCGATGACTTCATTCGCGGCGTATCTGGAGGTGAAAGAAAGCGCGTCAGTATTGCAGAGATGGTTCTGGCTGGATCACCATTTTCGGCTTGGGATAACAG CACTCGAGGTCTCGACTCAGCAACAGCGTTCAAATTCGTCAAAGCACTTCGAAATGCTGCTGATCTGGGCAATCTTGCGAATGCCGTTGCCATCTACCAGGCCAGTCAAGCCATCTACGATCTTTTCGACAAAGCGACCGTATTATACGACGGCCGTCAGATCTACTTTGGACCAGCgagcaaagcaaaggccTATTTCGAGAGACAGGGCTGGTACTGCCCCCCACGCCAAACCACCGGCGATTTCTTGACTTCTGTTACCAACCCGGTGGAGCGTCAAGCTCGTCAGGGAATGGAGATGAAAGTACCCCGAACTCCAGAAGACTTTGAGCGGCTTTGGCTAGAATCGCCTGAGTTCCGCGCTCTGCAGAAAGATCTCGATCGGTACGAAGAGCAATTTGGCGGCGAGCGCCAAGGCGAGAGTCTTGCGCATTTCCGCCAACAGAAGAACTTGAGGCAGGCTAAGAGAATGCGACCCAAGTCGCCGTacatcatcagcatcccAATGCAAGTCAAGTTCAATACCAAACGAGCCTATCAGCGCATATGGAATGATATCTACGCAACAATGGCATCCACCGTGGTCCAAATCGTCATggctctcatcatcggctcCATATTCTTCGACACCCCTAATAATACAGACGGATTCTACGCCAAAGGTTCA CGACCAATTGTTGAAAAACATGCTTCGTATGCATTCTATCATCCGGCCACCGAAGCAGCTGCGGGTATCGCTGCCGATATCCCCATCAAGTTCATCACTGCCTCGGTCTTCAACATTATCCTCTATTTCATGTCTGGCTTGAGGAGAACGCCATCGCAGTTCTTCATCTATTATCTTATTGGTTATGTCTCCATATTCGTCATGAGTGCCATTTTCAGAACGATGGCTGCAATCACCAGGACAGTTTCGCAGGCCATGTCGCTTGCTGGAATTTTAGTCCTCGCGCTTGTCATTTATACGGGATTTACCATTACGGTACCAACAATGCATCCTTGGTTCAGCTGGATTAGATGGATCAACCCCATTTACTACGCCTTTGAAATTCTGGTCGCAAACGAATTCCATGGTCAGGATTTCCCTTGCGGTAGTAGTTTTGTGCCACCGTATAACCCGACTGTCGGCGATTCTTTCATCTGCCCCGTTGCAGGCGCTGTTGCGGGTAGCACGACCGTCAGTGGCGACGCCTTCATTGCGACCAACTATGAGTATTATTATTCTCACGTGTGGCGTAACTTTGGTATTTTGATgggctttctcttcttcttcatggccGTGTATTTTATTGCTACGGAACTGAACTCGTCAACCTCAAGCACTGCCGAAGCTCTTGTTTTCCGGAGAGGCCACGTCCCTGCCCACATTATGAAGGGCGAAAGCGGTCCTGCTAGAACCGATGATGGGGTTGATGAGAAAGGTCTCCATGTTGTCAATACTAACGCCAATATTAACGGACTGGAGCCTCAGACGGATCTTTTCACATGGAGAAATGTTGTTTACGACATCAAGATTAAGAGCGAAGACCGCAGACTTCTGGATCATGTCTCGGGTTGGGTTAAGCCAGGCACATTGACTGCACTCATGGGTGTTAGTGGCGCAGGAAAGACGACTCTCCTCGATGTGCTCGCTCAGCGAACTACCATGGGCGTTATTACCGGCGATATGCTTGTCAATGGCAGGCCGCGAGATCTTAGCTTCCAAAGGAAAACGGGCTATGTCCAACAACAGG ATCTGCATCTGGAAACTGCTACTGTCCGCGAGAGTTTGCGGTTCAGTGCCATGCTGCGCCAGCCCAAATCTGTCCCCAAGGCCGAGAAATACGCATTCGTTGAAGAAGTCATCAAGATGCTCAACATGGAGGAGTTCGCCAATGCCGTTGTCGGTGTTCCGGGCGAAGGTCTCAACGTGGAACAGCGAAAGCTCCTTACTATTGGAGTAGAACTCGCAGCTAAGCCGAAGCTACTGCTCTTTCTCGACGAACCTACCAGTGGTCTCGACTCTCAGAGTTC TGCGATCCTATTCCAGACTTTTGATCGCTTGCTTTTCTTAGCCAAGGGCGGGAAGACGGTGTATTTTGGTAATATTGGTGACAACTCCCATACGCTTTTGAACTACTTTGAGGAACACGGAGCTCGCAAAtgcggcgatgaagagaacCCAGCCGAGTACATGCTCGAAATTGTAAACAACGGAGTTAATGACAAGGGTGAAGATTGGCCCTCGGTGTGGAAGTCTAGCTCTGAGTTCGAGGCAGTCCAAACAGAACTTGATCGCCTCCACGAAGAGAAGCTAGCTGAGGGCTCGAATGTAGAAGATGCGTCTTCCCAATCGGAGTTTGCCACGCCTTTCGCAACTCAGCTTTGGGAAGTCACCTACCGAATCTTTCAACAGTATTGGCGTTTACCCAGCTACATCTTCGCCAAGTTTTTGCTCGGTATTGCTGCAGGCCTGTTCATTGGGTTTTCGTTTTTCAACGCCAATTCGTCGTTGGCGGGAATGCAGAATGTGATTTTCTCTGTCTTCATGGTTACCACCATATTTTCCACCATTGTGCAGCAG ATTCAACCCCTTTTTGTCACCCAGAGATCGTTGTACGAGGTCCGAGAGCGCCCAAGCAAAGCTTACTCGTGGAAGGCTTTCATTCTTGCAAACGTATTCGTCGAGATACCGTATCAGATCATCATGGGCATCCTAGTCTTCGCCTGCTTCTACTACCCCGTTGTCGGCATCCAGAGTTCCATCCGGCAGATTCTAGTCCTCTTGTTCATCAtgcagctcttcatcttcgcaaGCTCGTTCGCTCACATGATTATTGTGGCTATGCCGGATGCGCAGACGGCTTCCGCCATTGTAACCTTCCTGGTCTTGATGAGCACGCTCTTCAACGGAGTGTTGCAGGTGCCTAGTGCGCTCCCGGGGTTCTGGCTATTTATGTGGCGTGTCTCAGTCTTTACCTACTGGGTTGCGGGTATCGTTGCAACGGAGCTGCACGGACGACAAATTATTTGTTCCCAGAGCGAgttgtccatcttcaacccgCCCTCCGGCCAGACTTGCGGCGAGTACCTGGCACCGTTCCTCCAGCAGGCACCAGGACAACTGCAGAATCCTTCGTCCACAACTCAGTGTGCATACTGCCAGCTTAGCAATGCGGACCAATATCTTGCCGGGTCAGAGATCTTCTGGAGCGACAGATGGCGCAACTACGGCATTGTTTGGGCGTATATtgtcttcaacatcttcacGGCCATTACCCTGTACTATCTCTTCCGGGTCAAGAAATGGAACAACCTTCACTTCCGACTTCCTTGGAAAAAGGCCTCCAAGCAGTAA
- a CDS encoding heterokaryon incompatibility protein (HET) domain-containing protein, giving the protein MSLSSPKSAPESRPCPSCHHPPSRGRPTAALSSLDSLLKGAESGCLSCSVLSAGIKSVIGDDVSPDTRSQDSGEWFRMDMGMGVSGQSLNLTLFKRELEISVFAPPQSKTPEFECLFPTIPVGDLNLPNRTDSEASLEWVLEKLRHCDNSHECRQKNSDSKGARPQRILYIGSTNNDYVRLKAFDTDDVAIPKYACLSHCWGASKPSSTTTANLASHEQGIPRSTLPPLFQDTIKYVRRLGISLLWIDSLCIIQDDKEDWRKEAAKMASVYQNAYLVISASKSSGSGDSLFGEVDEQLKPSIIPVPSLGQGSAVCFRKSLTHMPGYMDQKFAKPSPLPTFNRGWIFQERLLSSRILHFGPQELSWECLQESACQCTGHYAPSATVDPVDMAWHMIVEDYTRLHLTFETDVFPAISGIAKRFQSSLGSEYVAGLWTKSLIDDLAWHKENTTGDSTKQIEWQQRPKAWRAPTWSWGAVRGHVEFLDIGTGTSALCKVEEVKCSTYQSDPTGELKNGHLLLRGYLIPTSIQYKASVKPNERKPFDLFELDIMQGQVGNVWADYDSSTPGDAYIAPGTTVKCFVLSTRLDSGSLVLLILKEAGYDETRCCAVWQRLGLVQLSRPPTVLAEAKDYWFDVFKGRLSDETLVKII; this is encoded by the exons ATGTCGCTCTCTAGTCCCAAGTCCGCACCCGAATCCCGGCCATGCCCGTCGTGCCATCATCCACCAAGTCGCGGCAGACCGACTGCGGCTCTTTCGAGCCTTGACAGTCTGCTTAAAGGTGCTGAATCTGGCTGTCTTTCTTGCTCAGTCTTAAGTGCTGGCATCAAGAGTGTCATTGGCGATGATGTATCCCCGGATACTCGGTCTCAAGACTCTGGCGAGTGGTTCCGCATGGACATGGGCATGGGGGTTTCGGGCCAGAGTCTCAACTTAACCCTCTTCAAACGCGAGCTGGAAATATCCGTATTTGCTCCACCACAATCTA AAACCCCTGAATTTGAATGCTTATTTCCAACTATTCCAGTCGGAGATTTAAACCTCCCCAACAGGACAGACTCTGAAGCTAGCCTCGAATGGGTGTTAGAGAAGCTCAGACACTGTGACAACAGCCACGAATGCCGCCAGAAGAACTCTGATTCAAAGGGGGCACGGCCACAACGAATTCTCTATATTGGCTCTACGAACAACGATTACGTCCGACTGAAAGCATTTGACACTGATGATGTCGCGATACCCAAATATGCTTGTTTAAGCCACTGCTGGGGCGCGTCAAAACCTTCGAGTACCACGACAGCCAATCTTGCTTCACACGAACAAGGAATCCCCCGGAGTACACTACCTCCCTTGTTTCAAGATACGATAAAATACGTGCGGAGATTAGGCATCTCTCTGTTGTGGATTGATAGCCTTTGCATTATCCAAGATGATAAAGAAGACTGGAGAAAGGAGGCCGCTAAGATGGCATCAGTCTACCAAAACGCATATCTAGTAATCTCCGCATCCAAGTCTTCTGGTTCTGGAGATAGCTTATTTGGTGAGGTCGACGAACAGCTGAAACCCAGCATCATTCCTGTCCCATCTCTAGGTCAAGGATCCGCTGTATGCTTTCGCAAGTCATTGACTCATATGCCTGGGTATATGGATCAAAAATTCGCTAAGCCGTCTCCTCTTCCAACATTCAACCGTGGATGGATATTCCAGGAGCGTCTTTTGTCTTCTAGAATACTTCATTTTGGACCACAAGAGCTCTCGTGGGAATGTCTACAGGAATCTGCCTGCCAGTGCACGGGACATTATGCTCCCTCGGCCACCGTTGACCCTGTTGATATG GCCTGGCATATGATAGTGGAAGACTATACGAGACTTCATCTTACTTTCGAAACTGATGTTTTCCCAGCGATATCTGGTATTGCTAAAAGGTTCCAATCTTCGTTAGGATCCGAGTACGTTGCTGGCTTGTGGACAAAATCTCTGATTGACGACCTTGCGTGGCATAAAGAAAACACGACCGGTGACTCCACAAAGCAAATCGAATGGCAGCAACGTCCTAAGGCATGGCGAGCTCCGACGTGGTCATGGGGAGCAGTACGAGGTCACGTTGAATTCCTCGATATAGGAACCGGTACGAGCGCTTTATGTAAAGTTGAAGAGGTGAAATGCTCTACTTACCAGTCGGATCCAACTGGTGAACTTAAGAATGGCCATCTACTACTGCGTGGCTATCTCATACCAACATCGATTCAGTATAAAGCATCTGTAAAGCCAAACGAAAGGAAGCCATTTGACTTATTCGAACTCGACATTATGCAAGGTCAGGTGGGCAATGTGTGGGCAGACTACGACTCGTCAACACCAGGAGATGCCTACATTGCTCCTGGTACAACTGTGAAATGTTTCGTACTTTCCACTAGGCTTGACTCGGGATCATTGGTTCTTCTTATACTGAAGGAAGCCGGATATGATGAAACGAGATGCTGCGCGGTATGGCAGCGGCTGGGGCTGGTCCAACTGTCAAGGCCACCCACCGTCCTCGCAGAAGCGAAAGATTACTGGTTCGACGTGTTCAAAGGACGATTAAGTGACGAAACATTAGTGAAGATTATATAG